One genomic segment of Mauremys mutica isolate MM-2020 ecotype Southern chromosome 10, ASM2049712v1, whole genome shotgun sequence includes these proteins:
- the LOC123378244 gene encoding baculoviral IAP repeat-containing protein 5.1-like isoform X1: MEAFLKKLNLACKHLIEYRDMYEYENRIKTFTDWPFMENCKCSPEHTMFIKNAPKPHVQVKAELGVSVKPTKVRKKEMARAGFIHCPSANEPDVAKCFFCLIELEGWEPNDDPQVEHSKRPSNCGFLSLAKNFDDLTMEEYYMLEMDRLRTFLCKTGRSTMKFFEEEVDATRKHLIDHFVSKHQYTPEPKMPVSESPSTC, translated from the exons atgGAGGCTTTTTTGAAAAAGCTTAATTTAGCCTGTAAGCATTTGATTGAGTATAGGGACATGTATGAGTATGAGAATCGCATAAAAACCTTCACAGATTGGCCTTTTATGGAGAATTGCAAATGTAGCCCTGAGCAT ACTATGTTCATTAAAAATGCTCCTAAACCACATGTTCAAGTTAAAGCGGAGTTAGGAGTCTCAGTTAAGCCTACAAAAGTCAGGAAAAAAGAG ATGGCAAGGGCTGGCTTTATCCACTGTCCAAGTGCAAATGAACCTGATGTGGCAAAGTGTTTCTTCTGCCTGATAGAgctggagggctgggagccaaatGATGATCCACA GGTAGAGCACTCCAAACGTCCTAGCAACTGTGGGTTTTTATCCCTTGCTAAGAACTTTGATGATCTGACAATGGAGGAATACTACATGCTGGAGATGGACCGGTTGAGGACTTTTCTT TGCAAAACCGGCAGAAGCACAATGAAGTTCTTTGAAGAAGAAGTTGATGCAACCAGAAAACACCTCATTGACCACTTTGTCAGCAAACATCAGTACACTCCAGAGCCAAAGATGCCAGTATCAGAATCTCCCTCAACATGCTGA
- the LOC123378244 gene encoding baculoviral IAP repeat-containing protein 5.1-like isoform X2, which translates to MEAFLKKLNLACKHLIEYRDMYEYENRIKTFTDWPFMENCKCSPEHMARAGFIHCPSANEPDVAKCFFCLIELEGWEPNDDPQVEHSKRPSNCGFLSLAKNFDDLTMEEYYMLEMDRLRTFLCKTGRSTMKFFEEEVDATRKHLIDHFVSKHQYTPEPKMPVSESPSTC; encoded by the exons atgGAGGCTTTTTTGAAAAAGCTTAATTTAGCCTGTAAGCATTTGATTGAGTATAGGGACATGTATGAGTATGAGAATCGCATAAAAACCTTCACAGATTGGCCTTTTATGGAGAATTGCAAATGTAGCCCTGAGCAT ATGGCAAGGGCTGGCTTTATCCACTGTCCAAGTGCAAATGAACCTGATGTGGCAAAGTGTTTCTTCTGCCTGATAGAgctggagggctgggagccaaatGATGATCCACA GGTAGAGCACTCCAAACGTCCTAGCAACTGTGGGTTTTTATCCCTTGCTAAGAACTTTGATGATCTGACAATGGAGGAATACTACATGCTGGAGATGGACCGGTTGAGGACTTTTCTT TGCAAAACCGGCAGAAGCACAATGAAGTTCTTTGAAGAAGAAGTTGATGCAACCAGAAAACACCTCATTGACCACTTTGTCAGCAAACATCAGTACACTCCAGAGCCAAAGATGCCAGTATCAGAATCTCCCTCAACATGCTGA